taccGCGTATCTTTCCTAAATGTAGACATTATGTTGTCTTCCATTCCTCCCTTGCATGCATTGATTTGAGACACACAGAAAAGTCAAACTGAGTAATGTAAAGGAGAATACTCACTAGTGCCTAGAGCGCGGACACGATGGGCTCCTTGTCGGACGAGGTCATCGACTTGTCCGCGAACATGTACAGGTTGACGCCGTCGTCGCTCGGGCTGCGGTTCTCCTCGGGCTTCTCATCTGGACTTATATTATTCTCCTCATTCTCACACACTTTCACATTACTCTCATTATACACTTCATTAAGATCTAATCTGTAATTCACTGACGGCTTGTGCACCGCCGAGGTCAGCAACGATTCCTGCACTGTTTGTTCGTTGCCGTTGCAAGTCTTTTCAGATCGAAACATATCAGTCCTTTCACTCTGATTAAATTTTCTCTTCGACTTTTTCGTGACGAGAGCCCCCAGGCAGGGGAGGATTTGTTTGAATTCTTTCCTGAAGTTCTCGTTGAGCCAGGCGTAGAGGAAGGGGTTGTAGCACGTGGACGACATGGCGATGAAGTGAGCGGCGAAGAACAGCACCATGTAGTAGCGCCAATCCTCGGCGAAGGAGTAGAAGTCACTGCTGATGTTGATGAGGTTCAGCGGCAGCCACGACAAGCCGAATATCGCCACCATCGCTATTAGCATCCTATTTGTGCGTCtttttctctctctctccgcATCTTCTTTTCTCGTATTTTTACTACCTGGCCTAGATTTTAATCTATCGTTAAGTTTTATACTAACGCACGTATAACAGAAAGCCATAACTATGAAGGGTAAAACGAACTGCATTATAGTGGTGATGGCACCGAATGCCTTTCTTATATGGTCGGACGGCCATTTCTCCGCGCAGTAAACGTCTTCAAGGGCCATATAGTAGCCGTAAGGGAATGTTACTGATAGTGCAAACACccatataaaaattataagaccGATACAAGTTTTCAACTGCATTCGCGGCTTGAATGGATAGATTATGACGAAGAATCTGTCGATGGCAATGGACGTTAGAGTGAGAGTAGAAATGTAGACGCTACAGCCTTGTGCGTAAGGCATGATATGGCACAGCGGTCCGCCGAATACCCACCGGCCTAGGAAGGTGTAGAGAGGAGTAAATGGAACCGCAAACACGCAGAGTAATATATCGGAGAGTGCTAAGTTCGTGATGAAGAGATTAGTGACGGTTTGCATGGCTCGGTTGCGAATGACGGCGTAGCAGACCAGGGCGTTACCGAAGATTCCTACGACAAATATAATCGTATAAGCGGTGCAGAATGCCGCCTGGATCGCCTTATCTTCGATCGGATCAGGAGGCGAGGTGATGTTGTGATAAGAGCTGCTGTTGCTAAATTCTGTTGCATTGTAAGCGTAGAGGTATCCATTTGTAGTTTCCGTCGGCATAGTTTGTTAGTTATGGTCTACGTGTCGATTATAAACCTTTCAGGTTTTGTATTCTCTTCATCACTATTTGGCTGGCGATTGGACGGTTTGTGTACCGATGAGTGATTTGACTGAATCTCTTTCATAGTTATTGTATGGTAGGTGCAAAAACTTGCAAATATTGAATAGTTTCGTATTGTATATTCTGCGCCTAAATGCCTTTTCTTTTCTTCGGAAGTTTCAGCATTTTGAAATTTGACGATTGTTTGTGTATCTGAAATGAAAGAAATGAATTGGTTAATTATAATGATCTTTTCTTTAGATATATGTGTAAACGGACATATTTACATGTATATGACAGAAACTGAGCCTGTAAGGTACTGAAATAtgtgaataaattattacatatgcctataaaataaatgattatagtTAAGAACTTCGTACCTCAAAGTTTAATTAGAAAACTTTGTTCATGGTAATAACACGTTTAATCATATTAAAGGTTGTAAATGTTACTGCAGTTACAAAGTcatcaagtaaaatattttttggttattaaaatgtaatccTGGTAAATATGAAATCACAGTATCACGTGAAGGTGAAGGCTTTagcaataaaaatagtttaaacatatttttatggtTGCTACGATAAGATACTATATGTATTAATGTTCATACTGTGTGGTATTTAGGTATTCCAAAATGTTGATACAGTGTGAATCGGTCTTTAGTCTCTTGATTGTTTACAAAAAGCGTTCCCGAAGCCAAATTACGGATGACGTAAACACCACCATCTATCATTTAGACGAGACTACAAATCATTACCGAACAATATAGCCAGCTGGCAACTACTTAATACTTCTAATTTCTTCTGATTTACTAGTAAAAGTAATTACGACcaagaaaaatacatagagGTATTAAAGCGTGGTTtggctattttttttatataaatccACGAATTAATGCTTTCTATCTCtttagacggtcgaatggtgtATAGTAGTTAGTAACCCTGATTGCTCGTATGCCGAAAtttccgggttcgattcccggttggggcagatatttgtttaaagacagttctattctattatctatgggggtaacagtacctgcacctggctctctcgaatggagcctttgtgcatatgcccaaggtctaaactgccttcctaagcttggaccattttcccaccacgctggtccactgcgggttggtgggttcacatatctagatgtgctaaatctagatatgcaggtttcctcacgatgttttccttcaccgtaagatcgatggtatacattgtacttaaattcagaaaagaactcattggtacatgtcagcgccgggattcgaacccgcatctctggcgtgagaagcgggcgcttacccgactgagctaccaccgctcctttAAACCGCtcgtttaaagacagatatttgtgtACAAACTTATCTCAGGTCTTGGttgttcatatttatatttaatatgtatctatctatgtatttgtgtagatatatcagctgtccgataaccatattacaggctctatctagtttggggtcggatggccgtgtgttaTATCTCATATAGAAGCAAAGTCCTACAAAAGTAATACTGTTGACATATACTATCGACTGTTAAGTttataatacactcgcgactaataaaaagttccacccatAAAATTCCGAAACTACAGGTCGGATTTTGATGTTGAATGTATCTTGTACCTTAATGTGTTTACTATGTAATCGTTATTTAACAGGCACTAATTGAACAATGGCAAGGGAATATTGTGTGTCAATTGACACATCTGTTAGAATTTCAATAGGCTTCAGTGGCCAGGCATAATTGAAGTACAATGGGACAGGGCTCGAAGTCTGCTAATATACAATAAGTCATGCTATTGACTTGACACACCATTGACACTGAACTTGTtagtagtacctacttattacttcaTTAAATACTAACTACCCAATTGTTCTAGCCATAAGCCACAACATTCATTGTTACGATTGACCtagaaatttaaattttggcaaGAGAGAAGATCTTATGAAACCGGCAATATTGCAAATCGAGTCTCACTGCTTTAATTCGCTTCAATGcgtatttattttaggaaTTGTTGATTTCATATGTGTTTTCTGGTAAATCTAGATATACATTATGATATTGCTTTAGTCGCTCGGTTACTTATaatagtccagtcaaggaatgaggtgtagagtgcgtgagcaggtaactaagcgattccttcagaaacttgttcagggggcgtAGGTtattaacataccaaaagtcctgactcctaggtgatgagcgggggggaggcggggggggataaaggtacgaatttttggttttttgcttatatctcaaaaacggtgcatcggagacaaatattatgaactaataaaatggagctcttaaaattatctaaaacttttatatcatatgtttttttctaattcctaaccgttttcgagctattaccctcggaaaaagttgaaatttacaagaaaaatgtattcatgtcaaaaaaaatataaacattgcatcatattgtcttaacctattcataaacgaaaaaaatgaaaaggaaagaagttgtagattttttaattcccttttagaatatattacatatgctggtcaatgtccaacccgcctaaagttagagctattttaaacttgcattttggtaaagtcactgacatagctcaccgaattagtaagcttaagtgtgagtaaaatagctgtaactttaggtgggttgaACGTTAACCAGCATATGtgtatatattctaaaagggaatttaaaaatctacaacttcttttatataattttttttcatttatgaatATGTTTAGACAgtttagacaatatgatgcaatgtttatgaatgttttgacatgaatacatttctcttgtaaatttcaactttttccgagggtattagctcgaaaacggttaggaatcagaaaaaaacatatactataaaagttttagataattttaagaacttaatttcattagttgaaaatatttctctccgatgcaccgttttcgagatataagctaaaaaccagaaattcgtacctttgtccccccctcctccccccgctcatcacctaggagtcaggacttttggtatgttaacaacctaagccccctgaacaagtttctgaaggaatcgcttagttacctgctcacgcactctaaaCCTCACTTTGActcatttattgactggactataagtataatatttaggACACAAGAGTACCTAACTATCGTGTGCATACATTTTTTGAAAAGTTGTACATTCATAAGGTCTAATTTTTAAGTGGAAAAAATTCTGTCGTTTTATAAATGATGCTATTTAAAAAGCTCTTCAcaaaaaaaggtaaaatttggGTCCATTTCAgggcaataaaaataatgccacatatttttttaatgttttaatagaaaaagataaatatttatatttataaatatttacttactcaagtgaactacttaataaaaaaataacaaatatttcaatatcacgACCAATATgtatcaaattatttttaattcatcaTTACCATCAATctaataatcatccactgctggacatgaCCTCTCCCatggagcgccacaacactcggtcctcggccttcgtCATCTAGCCACCACCGGTAACCCGCCTAAGGTCCttagtccagcgggcaggagggcgtcccacgctgtgTGTTCCTGTTCGtagtctccactcgagaactcgtctacccctaattaattttaattactttattttattattttgctggcatcacttcctactaaattcagggataataaacctttttaatcaatttcaaaaaaagattctCAGTTCGGTACATATGTATGAAAGATTATTgaaactgcaccatattcaCATATGAAAATCTATAagggctaataaacaaatacctataggtacaaaattgtatatacctaaggtatgtacgagtatgtacgaatatatgtttgttggtatgtatgtttgtccacgcatatatccgaaacgattgatccgattgcCACTATTCTTTTTTTATTGGCTTACATTgaggtttcataaaaatcggttAGGTTATTTTCAAGATATGGACGTGGAAGTGTTATGATGTTCTCGAATGCGCTCATATGTTCGTTTATAGACTCAGAGATGCAGACTcgtgttgaaaaagtgcccagccaaaaaaagtttgtgatctctgacatggcaaaaatttataactgtcagaattcttccgaataaaaaattagaatataattatgttgggGTAGACAGAGGTGAGTCGCATGCGTGCCACCCGATTTTTTGGGCAGTTCTATATATCTACCTCTCTACTAAGTTATAGGTCTAGGACCTAGACTCTAGGTTCATATTACGTCCTCTTCCGCAGGCTATTAATTAGTCAGCTGAAAGTGTCTAACGGTGTCGACCATTTAGTCTTTTTTTTGTAAGACGTCAAGGGTATTAGCACTACCTAGTCTCTTTGAAGTGAGCTAGATGTAGACCATAGACGATGCCGGCGACGGATATTGAAAAATGTAAGTAGATGGCACCCCCCCCGTCAGATGGGTGTTATATGGTTGAGTTGTGCGTTTGTCTGAGGCTCCGTAGCAAGTCAGAGTCTTCGTGTTCGCTAAATCAAGATGGTAGTTTTCTTCTTTCTCTGCATGGTCAgtaaaataatgtaggtacttaggtattaatttttttataagtgtaGCTGAATTTTTTCACCTGATTTTAGCGTGAAAGGCGAACAATCCTCCGCTTTCACAACAAGTCCTGGACAAAACGCAATAAGCAGTTAACGCAGTTCAGTCTTTCAACACTATCTGTGTTAGTGTTCAACACACAATTGTGAAGAAAAACATTGGAAGTGAACAAAGGACGACCTCAACGATATTAcgagtatatattttatgtttagtgAGAAAAGttgaataatataattttgtataccAAAACTACAACATCTACTACAGTACGTACcgattgtttttattattttatcttatactagctgttcccgcgaactttacttcgcctttaaaagttttcccgtgggaattccgggataaaaagtagcatgtgttctttctcagggtctagaccatatatttaccaaatttcattcaaatacgttcagtaattttggcgtgaaagagtaacagacagacagacagacagacagacagacagacagacacagttactttctcatttataatattagttaggaagttaggatattagttaggattaggatactCTTAAATACATATCCAAATGTAAAAAGCAGTGAATATATAACTGTCTGTAATGATTGTCATCAAAATTAGTAGGGGCTTTCATAGCTCAACGATACATCCATaggaataaataaaagttataaaaatgaGCTTATGAGTGTGGTTGCAACACGTATCCTGGTGCCACCTCATATCAACCGTGTCAGTTTATACTTCATCCGGGTCTTTGGACTCCAAAAAATGAGAGCTGATCTTTTTGTATGTCTTCCTAAGCACCTCACTGTACTTTGGAGGTTTAAATAGATTACCAGCGTCACATACCATTCTTTCTTactgttatttaaatatagaC
The sequence above is a segment of the Plutella xylostella chromosome 29, ilPluXylo3.1, whole genome shotgun sequence genome. Coding sequences within it:
- the LOC105395452 gene encoding prolactin-releasing peptide receptor, encoding MPTETTNGYLYAYNATEFSNSSSYHNITSPPDPIEDKAIQAAFCTAYTIIFVVGIFGNALVCYAVIRNRAMQTVTNLFITNLALSDILLCVFAVPFTPLYTFLGRWVFGGPLCHIMPYAQGCSVYISTLTLTSIAIDRFFVIIYPFKPRMQLKTCIGLIIFIWVFALSVTFPYGYYMALEDVYCAEKWPSDHIRKAFGAITTIMQFVLPFIVMAFCYTCVSIKLNDRLKSRPGSKNTRKEDAERERKRRTNRMLIAMVAIFGLSWLPLNLINISSDFYSFAEDWRYYMVLFFAAHFIAMSSTCYNPFLYAWLNENFRKEFKQILPCLGALVTKKSKRKFNQSERTDMFRSEKTCNGNEQTVQESLLTSAVHKPSVNYRLDLNEVYNESNVKVCENEENNISPDEKPEENRSPSDDGVNLYMFADKSMTSSDKEPIVSAL